In Fimbriimonadaceae bacterium, a single genomic region encodes these proteins:
- a CDS encoding IS3 family transposase: MSESFFHTLKTELIHHQTFHSREEAKQAVFEYIEVFYNRERLHSANGYIAR, from the coding sequence GTGTCGGAAAGCTTCTTCCATACCTTAAAAACCGAATTGATCCATCATCAAACGTTCCATTCTCGGGAAGAAGCTAAACAAGCTGTGTTTGAATATATCGAAGTATTTTACAACCGAGAACGATTGCATTCAGCTAATGGATATATCGCCCGTTGA